One stretch of Rhodoflexus caldus DNA includes these proteins:
- a CDS encoding DUF502 domain-containing protein: protein MNSLIKYFFRGLLLVVPIVLTVATLVFIFNWLDGMLPLRIRGLGFFIIVFGITFLGLLTSKLKLLQPLVRWFEDTLSDLPVVGLLYSSFKELVSGIVGEQQKFTHPVMVRLNAENEVFRIGFITQHDLTHVGIDDLVAVFFPHSYNISGNLYLVPRKNIQPLPTQGAETMRFLMSGGVVELNHKDTEQTDA from the coding sequence GTGAACAGCCTGATTAAATACTTCTTTCGGGGGCTGCTGTTGGTCGTACCTATTGTGCTGACAGTAGCCACCCTTGTTTTTATTTTTAACTGGCTGGATGGCATGTTGCCCTTGCGTATCCGCGGGCTGGGTTTCTTCATCATTGTTTTTGGAATTACCTTTCTGGGACTGCTGACTTCCAAACTCAAACTGCTGCAACCCTTGGTGCGATGGTTTGAAGATACCCTCTCCGACTTGCCGGTTGTAGGTTTATTATACAGTTCCTTTAAGGAGCTGGTATCGGGCATTGTGGGCGAACAACAAAAGTTTACCCATCCGGTAATGGTGCGCTTAAATGCTGAAAATGAGGTGTTTCGCATTGGCTTTATTACGCAGCACGACCTAACGCATGTAGGAATAGACGACTTGGTAGCCGTATTTTTTCCACATTCCTACAATATTTCCGGCAACCTCTACTTGGTACCGCGTAAAAATATTCAACCATTGCCTACACAAGGCGCAGAAACGATGCGCTTTCTCATGTCGGGTGGAGTCGTAGAACTGAACCATAAAGATACGGAACAGACAGACGCTTAA
- the radC gene encoding RadC family protein, producing the protein MNSDFTPIKHWAEDDRPREKLLHKGRAALSDAELIAILLGTGTTSLSAVDLAKQILSAADNNLYNLARFSIKDLQKFKGIGEAKAITIAAALELGRRRKETEVPKRVRIRSSRDCYEAIRPHLADIQHEEFWILLLSRANEIMQKVNISSGGVSGTVVDPKIIFKTALEHTASGLILVHNHPSGNLTPSQADIDLTAKLIAAGKVLEITVLDHLIYTDNGYFSFMDEGMMH; encoded by the coding sequence ATGAACAGCGACTTTACACCTATTAAGCATTGGGCAGAAGACGACCGCCCGCGCGAGAAATTACTCCACAAAGGACGCGCAGCACTTTCCGATGCAGAATTAATTGCTATTTTACTGGGTACGGGAACAACCTCGCTTTCGGCCGTAGATTTAGCCAAGCAAATACTATCCGCTGCTGACAATAATTTATACAATTTGGCGCGGTTTTCCATTAAAGACCTGCAAAAATTCAAAGGCATTGGCGAAGCAAAGGCAATAACCATTGCCGCTGCGCTGGAATTGGGCAGACGGCGCAAAGAAACCGAAGTTCCCAAGCGGGTACGCATCCGCTCCTCGCGCGATTGCTACGAAGCTATCCGACCGCATTTGGCTGATATTCAGCATGAAGAGTTTTGGATACTCCTGCTCAGTCGTGCCAATGAAATTATGCAAAAAGTCAATATCAGCAGCGGTGGCGTATCAGGCACTGTCGTTGACCCGAAAATCATCTTTAAAACAGCACTTGAACACACGGCAAGCGGGCTCATACTGGTGCATAACCATCCCTCGGGCAATTTAACCCCCAGCCAAGCCGATATTGACCTGACCGCAAAACTAATCGCCGCCGGAAAAGTGCTGGAAATAACGGTTCTTGACCACTTGATTTATACCGACAACGGCTATTTCAGTTTTATGGACGAGGGGATGATGCACTGA
- a CDS encoding purine-nucleoside phosphorylase has protein sequence MTFQQIEEAAGYIRSITDAPCTTGIISGTGLSGLAQAMRIEHSISYTQIPHFPISTVEGHPGRLLFGTIAGHPVVMMQGRLHYYEGYTMQQVVFPVRVMKLLGIRQLFVSNAAGGLHPDFALSDLMLISDHINLQPDNPLRGTNIPALGERFPDMSEAYDPQLIALAEKIAAREGIKLQKGVYASVPGPNLETPAEYRMLSIIGADAVGMSTVPEVIAARHMHLPVFAVSVITDLCSPGKIQKITLEDVLAAARNAEPQLERLIVGMLWETV, from the coding sequence ATGACATTTCAGCAAATTGAAGAAGCAGCAGGCTACATCCGCAGCATTACCGATGCGCCTTGCACCACAGGCATTATCAGCGGCACGGGTTTAAGCGGTTTGGCGCAGGCCATGCGTATTGAGCACAGCATCAGTTATACACAAATTCCTCATTTTCCGATTTCTACGGTGGAAGGACATCCCGGGCGGCTGTTGTTCGGCACAATTGCAGGGCATCCCGTCGTGATGATGCAAGGGCGGTTGCACTACTACGAGGGCTACACCATGCAACAGGTTGTTTTTCCCGTTCGCGTAATGAAGCTACTGGGAATCAGGCAGTTGTTTGTATCCAATGCGGCCGGAGGTTTACATCCCGACTTTGCCCTGAGCGACCTCATGCTCATCAGCGACCACATCAACTTGCAGCCCGATAATCCGCTGCGAGGCACCAATATTCCGGCTTTAGGCGAACGTTTTCCCGATATGAGCGAGGCCTATGACCCGCAACTGATTGCACTGGCCGAAAAAATTGCGGCAAGAGAAGGCATTAAACTGCAAAAAGGTGTTTATGCAAGCGTGCCGGGGCCTAACTTGGAAACACCTGCCGAATACCGCATGTTGAGCATCATAGGGGCAGATGCTGTCGGTATGTCCACTGTCCCCGAAGTGATTGCGGCACGCCATATGCACTTGCCCGTATTTGCCGTTTCTGTGATTACAGACCTGTGTAGCCCCGGAAAAATACAAAAAATAACTTTGGAAGACGTGCTGGCTGCCGCTCGCAATGCGGAGCCTCAATTGGAACGCCTGATAGTGGGTATGTTGTGGGAAACGGTTTAA
- a CDS encoding dihydroorotase yields MKKILFNNITIIDENSTFHRQKTNVLIANGDIAAIGSSVEAGDAEVIAAEGLMVSPGWVDMRSLSGQPGYEHREALQSLAAVAAAGGFTDVALLPNTNPVMQTADAVAAVKNFRSEFPVAFHPIAAASVDAKGEEMSELIDLHHAGAVAFSDGIYTTYKTSLIIKILLYIKQFDGLFINVPNEKSLAEYGQMHEGVQSTLLGLKGIPHLAEEMGIHQLLQLLNYTGGKLHFSCISSAEGVNLVRQAKAQGFAVTADVASYHLAFTDEDLHGFDTNLKVMPPLRTAADRAALIEGLADGTIDALVANHLPLDTEAKALEFDLADFGMINLQTSFAVANTFGKFSPEKIVELLAVNPRRILGLPPMAIQPNVPAHLTIFHPSETWTFDQSTNRSLSANSPFFGQTFIGRVYGTVRDGKWHQ; encoded by the coding sequence ATGAAAAAAATTTTGTTCAACAATATTACGATAATTGATGAAAACTCAACTTTTCATCGCCAAAAAACCAATGTACTGATTGCCAACGGAGATATTGCGGCCATAGGCAGTTCGGTAGAAGCAGGCGATGCGGAAGTGATAGCCGCCGAAGGGCTGATGGTTTCTCCGGGCTGGGTAGATATGCGCAGCCTGAGCGGGCAACCCGGCTACGAACACCGCGAAGCGCTGCAAAGCCTTGCGGCAGTAGCGGCAGCCGGTGGCTTTACCGATGTGGCGCTGCTGCCCAATACCAACCCCGTTATGCAAACGGCTGATGCAGTGGCTGCCGTCAAAAACTTTCGCAGCGAGTTTCCTGTTGCATTTCACCCCATTGCCGCTGCCTCTGTGGATGCCAAAGGCGAAGAAATGAGCGAATTGATCGATTTGCACCATGCAGGTGCTGTTGCATTTTCCGACGGCATCTATACCACTTACAAAACAAGCCTGATAATCAAGATTTTACTGTATATCAAACAGTTTGACGGATTGTTTATCAATGTGCCCAATGAAAAAAGTCTGGCAGAGTACGGGCAAATGCACGAGGGTGTGCAAAGTACTTTGCTCGGATTGAAAGGTATCCCCCATTTGGCAGAGGAAATGGGCATCCATCAACTCCTGCAACTGCTGAATTATACAGGTGGAAAATTGCACTTTTCCTGTATCAGTTCTGCGGAAGGCGTAAACCTTGTTCGCCAAGCCAAAGCACAAGGTTTTGCCGTTACGGCCGATGTAGCCAGCTACCATTTGGCATTTACTGATGAAGACCTGCATGGTTTTGATACCAACTTAAAGGTAATGCCGCCGCTGCGAACGGCCGCCGACCGCGCTGCGCTCATAGAAGGACTGGCAGACGGTACAATAGATGCACTCGTGGCTAACCACTTGCCGTTGGATACCGAAGCCAAGGCGCTTGAATTTGACCTTGCCGACTTTGGTATGATTAATTTGCAAACAAGTTTTGCCGTGGCTAATACTTTCGGCAAATTTTCGCCGGAAAAAATAGTGGAACTGCTGGCAGTTAATCCCCGCCGCATTTTAGGGCTTCCTCCAATGGCCATACAACCCAACGTCCCTGCGCATCTGACCATTTTTCACCCATCGGAAACGTGGACGTTTGACCAAAGTACCAACCGCTCGCTGTCGGCCAACTCTCCGTTTTTCGGGCAAACCTTCATCGGCCGCGTGTATGGAACGGTAAGAGACGGCAAATGGCACCAATAA
- the trhA gene encoding PAQR family membrane homeostasis protein TrhA: MKKYLTEQHEEFANALTHGLGALLSLIGSWLLIEKALTVQNQRLLLSFIIYGGGIFFLFLASTLYHSFKHEAVKKRLQVIDHIGIYLMIAGTYTPFAMITIDRWWGDLLLWMVWGIALVGIVFKIFFTGKFKILSTAIYLGMGWLAVIAAKPMYEAIPLNGILLIVAGGLLFSAGTIFYLWEKLRFNHAIWHLFVLGGGICHFFAIFFYSYPQ; encoded by the coding sequence GTGAAAAAGTATTTAACCGAACAACACGAAGAATTTGCCAATGCACTGACACACGGCTTGGGGGCATTGCTAAGCCTGATTGGCAGTTGGTTGTTGATTGAAAAAGCACTGACTGTTCAAAATCAGCGCCTGTTGCTCAGTTTTATTATCTACGGAGGAGGCATTTTCTTTCTCTTTCTTGCATCAACGCTCTATCATAGTTTCAAGCACGAAGCCGTTAAAAAGCGATTGCAGGTAATTGACCATATCGGAATTTATCTGATGATTGCAGGAACTTACACCCCCTTTGCCATGATTACCATTGACCGATGGTGGGGCGATTTGCTGCTGTGGATGGTTTGGGGAATTGCATTGGTTGGCATTGTCTTTAAAATTTTCTTTACAGGTAAATTTAAAATACTTTCCACAGCTATTTATTTAGGCATGGGATGGTTGGCAGTCATAGCGGCTAAACCTATGTACGAAGCCATTCCTTTGAACGGTATCTTGTTGATTGTTGCAGGCGGCCTCTTGTTCTCTGCCGGCACAATTTTCTACCTGTGGGAAAAACTTCGCTTTAATCACGCCATCTGGCATTTATTCGTATTGGGCGGCGGCATTTGCCACTTTTTCGCCATCTTTTTTTACAGCTATCCGCAATAA
- a CDS encoding RluA family pseudouridine synthase: MKSYPFTVVYEDNHLLVVNKQSGIPSQGDLTGDLAITDYAKEYLRDKYNKPGNIFCGLVHRLDRPVSGLMVLAKTSKALARMNEIFRSRQVQKIYLAISSRKPENENGKLVHWLTKNPKTNISRAHAQEVKNSDRAELDYQLVAVIGDKSLIEVRPLTGRGHQIRVQLSAMGCPIWGDAKYGSKVQDSPGTICLHAYRISFEHPVQKTQVTFTAPPPFERPVWKLFQGVIG; encoded by the coding sequence ATGAAATCTTACCCCTTTACCGTAGTTTACGAAGATAACCACCTACTGGTGGTCAATAAACAGAGCGGCATACCTTCGCAAGGCGACCTTACGGGTGATTTGGCAATTACAGATTATGCAAAAGAGTATTTGAGAGATAAATACAACAAACCCGGCAATATTTTTTGCGGATTGGTACATCGTTTAGACCGTCCTGTCAGCGGGCTGATGGTTCTTGCCAAAACATCAAAAGCATTGGCACGTATGAACGAAATTTTCCGCAGCCGACAGGTACAAAAAATCTACCTTGCCATCAGCAGCCGCAAACCTGAAAACGAAAACGGCAAATTGGTGCATTGGCTTACCAAAAACCCGAAAACCAATATCAGCCGTGCCCATGCGCAGGAGGTAAAAAACAGCGACCGCGCCGAGCTCGATTATCAGTTAGTTGCTGTCATTGGCGACAAGTCACTTATTGAGGTTAGACCGCTTACCGGGCGGGGACATCAAATTCGGGTACAGCTATCGGCTATGGGATGCCCTATTTGGGGCGATGCTAAGTACGGTTCAAAAGTGCAAGATAGCCCCGGAACCATTTGCCTTCATGCTTACCGCATCAGTTTTGAGCATCCGGTGCAAAAAACGCAGGTAACATTTACCGCACCGCCGCCTTTTGAACGGCCTGTATGGAAACTATTTCAGGGGGTAATCGGCTAA
- a CDS encoding NUDIX domain-containing protein: MTDLSAYSGRVRVRVGGICVENDRILLLRLQNFGAAGHFWLPPGGGVQFGETLEDALCREFAEETGLQIAIERFICANQVIKPPLHAIEFFFSVKIISGSLQIGTDPELPSDKQRIDHVEWLTWDEIRQLPPETCHNLFHNCQTLADFLQLQGIYHLL, encoded by the coding sequence ATGACTGATTTGTCGGCATACAGCGGCAGGGTGCGTGTGCGAGTCGGCGGTATTTGCGTAGAGAATGACCGTATCTTGTTGCTCAGGCTTCAAAACTTTGGTGCGGCAGGCCATTTTTGGCTGCCTCCGGGTGGCGGCGTGCAATTCGGCGAAACGCTGGAAGATGCGCTTTGCAGAGAGTTTGCCGAAGAAACAGGCTTACAGATAGCCATTGAGCGTTTTATTTGTGCCAATCAGGTGATTAAGCCGCCGCTTCATGCAATTGAATTTTTTTTCAGTGTAAAAATTATTTCCGGCAGCCTGCAAATAGGCACAGACCCCGAGTTGCCCTCAGACAAGCAACGGATAGACCACGTAGAGTGGCTCACATGGGATGAAATCCGGCAATTACCGCCTGAAACCTGCCACAATCTTTTTCATAACTGCCAAACCTTGGCCGATTTTTTACAACTTCAGGGCATCTATCACCTACTTTAA
- a CDS encoding lysophospholipid acyltransferase family protein has product MPNRTLISPEEFARSLNLDKLQLQLLAKPLMKLLKLDKINEVYNEAARFDGVGFVDRGLEMFQVKYEIIEGEEANIPRTGPFIVVANHPYGGIDGLILMSIFNKIRPDFRLMANYLLNAFEPIQHYFIPVNPFDSAKNKQVNITGVKTVLEHIKQNSPVGIFPAGEVSAYQPDSKKITDKQWHPLVGKIIQKAKVDVVPVYFSGHNSVFFNILGIIHPNLRTARLPSEMLNKTENKIQVRIGKPIPYSELSSFEDSDQMLRYLRARTYALGSSLKLKPFFRNPFKRVAEPEPIVPPVAVELLEADIAQIRATDLLTTHGNYEVFFSEATVIPNVLREIGRLREITFREEGEGTNHSIDIDEYDVHYHHLFIWDNEAKRIVGAYRMGKGKELYAKFKIKGFYLSTLFKIDKKFAFVLKKSIEMGRSFIVKDYQRKHVSLMLLWKGVLIILRRFPEYRYLIGPVSISNTFSHLAKELVVKVIKDNYFDYELAKYVKPRRKFEPKLKDGSEALLLPKFQDIKELDLLISAIESSHSKLPVLLKKYILQLNAKIIGFNVDPNFNNALDGFIVMDFEKVPEEVLRMVGKDVAAND; this is encoded by the coding sequence ATGCCAAATAGAACACTCATCAGTCCTGAAGAATTTGCGCGCTCGCTGAATTTAGACAAACTGCAATTGCAGTTGTTGGCTAAGCCTTTGATGAAATTGCTCAAATTAGACAAGATTAATGAGGTCTATAACGAGGCAGCCCGTTTTGACGGCGTAGGCTTTGTGGACAGGGGGCTGGAAATGTTTCAGGTCAAATATGAAATCATAGAGGGAGAGGAGGCCAATATTCCCCGCACGGGGCCTTTTATTGTCGTTGCCAATCACCCCTACGGCGGCATAGACGGCCTGATTCTGATGTCTATTTTCAATAAAATACGCCCCGATTTCCGCTTGATGGCCAATTACCTGCTCAATGCTTTTGAGCCTATCCAACATTATTTCATTCCTGTCAATCCTTTTGACAGTGCTAAGAACAAACAAGTCAATATTACGGGGGTTAAAACGGTTTTAGAGCATATCAAGCAGAACAGTCCGGTCGGTATTTTTCCGGCGGGTGAAGTTTCCGCTTATCAGCCCGACAGCAAAAAAATCACCGACAAGCAGTGGCATCCGCTGGTAGGCAAAATTATTCAGAAAGCCAAAGTAGATGTGGTGCCTGTATATTTTTCAGGGCATAACAGTGTGTTTTTCAATATTTTAGGTATCATACATCCTAATCTGAGAACTGCGCGGCTGCCTTCCGAAATGCTTAACAAAACGGAAAACAAAATTCAAGTGCGTATAGGCAAGCCTATTCCGTACAGCGAGCTGAGCAGTTTTGAAGATAGCGACCAGATGCTGCGATATTTGCGTGCACGCACCTATGCACTGGGTTCTTCGCTGAAACTCAAACCGTTTTTTCGAAATCCGTTTAAGCGCGTGGCAGAGCCAGAGCCCATTGTTCCGCCCGTTGCCGTTGAGTTGCTGGAAGCAGATATTGCGCAAATACGCGCAACAGACCTGCTGACTACGCACGGCAATTACGAGGTTTTTTTTTCGGAAGCAACAGTCATTCCCAATGTACTGCGCGAAATAGGCCGCCTGCGCGAAATTACCTTCCGCGAGGAAGGCGAAGGCACCAACCACAGCATTGATATTGACGAGTACGATGTGCATTACCACCACTTGTTCATTTGGGACAACGAGGCAAAGCGCATTGTGGGTGCGTATCGGATGGGCAAAGGCAAAGAACTGTACGCAAAATTCAAAATCAAAGGCTTTTATTTGAGCACCTTGTTTAAAATTGACAAAAAATTTGCCTTTGTGCTCAAAAAATCCATTGAAATGGGGCGCTCCTTTATCGTGAAGGACTACCAGCGCAAGCACGTATCGCTCATGTTGCTTTGGAAAGGCGTACTCATTATTCTGCGCAGATTCCCCGAATATCGCTATCTCATCGGCCCCGTCAGCATCAGCAATACTTTTTCGCACTTGGCAAAAGAGTTGGTTGTTAAGGTAATCAAGGATAATTATTTTGACTACGAACTTGCCAAATATGTGAAGCCGCGCCGCAAGTTTGAACCTAAACTCAAAGATGGTTCAGAGGCACTTTTATTGCCTAAGTTTCAGGATATCAAAGAGTTGGATTTGTTAATCTCTGCTATAGAATCATCGCACAGCAAGTTGCCTGTACTGCTGAAAAAGTACATCTTGCAACTCAATGCAAAAATTATCGGCTTTAATGTAGACCCTAATTTTAATAACGCTTTGGACGGCTTCATTGTAATGGACTTTGAAAAAGTGCCGGAAGAAGTATTGCGAATGGTAGGTAAGGACGTGGCAGCCAATGACTGA
- a CDS encoding AAA family ATPase, with product MSEVKFTSDVAAAEALHGAFQKLNAEITKVIIGQDEVIRLLVTAIFCQGHCLLVGVPGLAKTLLIQTLAKALDLKFNRIQFTPDLMPSDILGAETLDKDRNFRFIRGPIFANVILADEINRTPPKTQAALLESMQEYAVTVAGQSHTLDRPFFVLATQNPIEQEGTYPLPEAQLDRFMFNIWLDYPTYHAELEIVKNTTSNKVNEISPVLHANEIIAFQQLVRKVPVADNVVEYAVKLVHKTRPGKELAAATANDYLEWGAGPRASQNLILAAKCNALLNGKYSPDIEDVQAVAIPVLRHRIVRNFKAEAEGITVENIIKRLM from the coding sequence ATGTCGGAAGTTAAGTTCACGTCAGATGTTGCCGCCGCTGAGGCTCTTCATGGAGCTTTTCAGAAACTGAATGCAGAAATCACCAAAGTCATTATCGGGCAGGATGAAGTAATTCGCTTGTTGGTAACTGCCATTTTTTGTCAGGGGCACTGCCTGTTGGTAGGCGTACCGGGGCTTGCCAAAACGCTCCTTATCCAAACGCTTGCCAAAGCGTTGGATTTAAAGTTCAACCGTATTCAGTTTACGCCCGACCTGATGCCTTCCGATATTCTGGGAGCGGAGACGCTGGATAAAGACCGAAATTTCCGATTTATCAGAGGCCCTATCTTCGCCAATGTTATTCTGGCAGACGAAATTAACCGAACGCCACCCAAAACGCAGGCGGCTTTGCTGGAATCCATGCAGGAGTATGCCGTAACCGTTGCCGGACAGTCTCATACCTTAGACCGCCCGTTCTTTGTGTTGGCCACCCAGAACCCCATTGAGCAAGAAGGAACTTATCCGCTGCCCGAAGCGCAGTTAGACCGATTCATGTTCAATATCTGGTTAGATTATCCAACGTATCATGCCGAGCTGGAAATTGTTAAAAACACAACTTCCAATAAGGTCAATGAAATTTCGCCGGTGCTCCATGCCAACGAAATTATCGCCTTCCAGCAATTGGTGCGCAAAGTACCCGTTGCCGACAATGTGGTAGAGTATGCGGTAAAACTGGTGCATAAAACCCGCCCCGGTAAAGAACTGGCAGCTGCAACAGCCAACGATTATCTGGAATGGGGTGCAGGGCCGCGTGCTTCGCAAAATCTCATTTTGGCAGCCAAATGCAATGCACTGCTCAACGGCAAATATTCGCCCGATATAGAAGATGTTCAGGCAGTTGCCATACCTGTATTACGCCATCGCATCGTCCGTAACTTCAAAGCCGAAGCCGAAGGAATTACGGTTGAAAATATTATCAAGCGTTTGATGTAA